The following proteins are encoded in a genomic region of Musa acuminata AAA Group cultivar baxijiao chromosome BXJ2-11, Cavendish_Baxijiao_AAA, whole genome shotgun sequence:
- the LOC135627497 gene encoding E3 ubiquitin-protein ligase CSU1-like, with translation MPQRHSKNNNYLAFFTHEEKLKLGYGTQRERLGRDSIRPFDPCCLCIKHLIHPLFCQKGHLLCNECILECLLTQKKDIERQIAETSHQNLKMRRELHHDISHEIIASAVNFRVWNLDHIDYKSHKSSGSIDQQIKANALGSRQYWINNNTILSGTISSH, from the exons ATGCCGCAGCGGCACTCGAAGAACAACAATTACCTTGCATTCTTCACCCACGAGGAGAAGCTCAAGCTCGGATACGGCACGCAGCGGGAGCGGCTCGGCAGGGACTCCATCAGGCCGTTTGACCCTTGTTGCCTCTGCATCAAGCACCTCATCCACCCTCTTTTCTGCCAGAAGGGGCACCTCTTGTGCAATGAGTGTATCCTTGAGTGCCTCCTTACCCAGAAGAAGGACATCGAGAG GCAGATTGCGGAAACCAGCCACCAAAACTTGAAGATGAGAAGGGAATTACATCATGATATTTCTCATGAGATTATTGCCAGTGCAGTTAATTTTCGTGTCTGGAATCTTGATCATATAGATTACAAGTCTCATAAGTCGAGTGGCAGCATCGACCAGCAAATCAAAGCCAATGCATTGGGCTCCCGTCAATATTGGATAAACAACAACACAATTTTATCTG GAACAATCTCTTCACACTAA
- the LOC103970593 gene encoding uncharacterized protein LOC103970593 — protein sequence MGVLSWWKGKGTSPSSVTKGDTGKKPEVASEEVPGMNGAVEVRRPGDVTVFEFGSVAASGDRMTLAGYCPVSDELEPCRWEIIPAVGTDAPQFRIVF from the coding sequence ATGGGGGTGCTATCCTGGTGGAAGGGGAAGGGTACGTCTCCGTCGTCGGTGACGAAGGGCGACACTGGCAAGAAGCCAGAGGTTGCATCCGAGGAGGTACCGGGAATGAACGGGGCGGTGGAGGTGCGGCGACCGGGAGACGTGACGGTGTTCGAGTTCGGCTCGGTGGCGGCGTCCGGCGACAGGATGACTCTCGCTGGCTACTGCCCCGTCTCCGACGAGCTCGAGCCGTGCCGGTGGGAGATCATCCCCGCTGTTGGGACGGACGCCCCTCAGTTCCGCATCGTCTTCTAG
- the LOC135627842 gene encoding protein POST-ILLUMINATION CHLOROPHYLL FLUORESCENCE INCREASE, chloroplastic-like isoform X2 has protein sequence MAIASRFSPVCLPSPSSLFRSDRHGSTSMPPPLASTPHDFAGACSMIYRHKQRFVRTIREASVAAAPTVEETKEYTLPTWAEFELGMAPVFWKTMNGLPPTSGENLTLFYNPVASNLVPNNEYGVAFNGGFNQPIMCGGEPRVMTKRNRGKADPPIFSIKIRVPKHAVNLIFSFTNGAEWDGPYRLKFQTMKMWRNKPLSFFNEGLAQELSVEGACERAIFPDANNFVASCAIGNIYTEGGNSCKLNLVQGCMDPDSPLYNPLADVDDGSCPLDSDSEEQCASPL, from the exons ATGGCCATAGCTTCCCGTTTCTCCCCCGTTTGCCTTCCGTCCCCCTCATCCCTTTTCCGGTCCGATCGTCACGGCTCCACCTCCATGCCGCCACCGTTGGCTTCCACGCCCCACG ATTTTGCTGGTGCATGTTCTATGATATACCGGCACAAGCAAAGGTTTGTAAGGACAATCCGAGAGGCCAGTGTTGCTGCAGCTCCAACTGTGGAGGAAACTAAAGA GTATACACTTCCTACTTGGGCTGAATTTGAACTGGGGATGGCTCCTGTCTTCTGGAAAACCATGAATGGTCTTCCTCCAACATCT GGAGAAAATTTGACACTCTTCTATAATCCTGTTGCGAGCAACCTCGTCCCTAATAACGAATATGGGGTTGCATTTAATG GTGGTTTTAATCAGCCCATTATGTGTGGTGGTGAGCCAAGAGTAATGACAAAGAGAAATAGGGGGAAGGCTGATCCTCCCATCTTTAGTATAAAAATACGTGTACCGAAGCATG CTGTTAACCTAATTTTTTCATTCACAAATGGAGCTGAATGGGATGGCCCATACAGGCTAAAGTTTCAGACCATGAAGATGTGGCGGAACAAACCACTAAGCTTTTTTAATGAG GGTCTGGCTCAAGAGCTCAGTGTAGAAGGAGCTTGCGAGAGAGCCATCTTTCCTGATGCAAACAATTTTGTGGCAAGCTGTGCAATTGGCAACATTTACACCGAAGGA GGAAATAGCTGCAAGCTGAATCTTGTACAAGGATGCATGGATCCAGACTCTCCATTATATAATCCATTAGCAGATGTAGATGATGGGTCTTGTCCTTTGGACTCGGATTCCGAAGAACAGTGTGCTTCCCCATTGTAA
- the LOC135627496 gene encoding myosin-2-like — protein sequence MFSANVMVNRSSLEIFLDEIRQRDERPKDLPPALPLRPTSRGRLPSWRRPLTVHLNLERGAPRSLLSNSVEGENEEDEQTRKNKRDVEQLAESPCLKTPDLVRYEKRVQIDDGSDPLAFSLPPAVGGVIKYSMNEVFGMEDDRNQTSQGIIRVQKSFRGFRACSYYQQLKKGATVLQSFVRGESTRHNFEVLKKRWRAAILIQQHLRRCFARTVFNNQRKDIIFLQSVIRGRLARKRFTALKKIEVLKSGHTYLKKREVSMVSHVQLIKGGSAMDSPELVKDTESEHPQLDPSVLAQLQSQVCKADAALRDKEEENAVLKQLLREYEMRWSEYESKMKSMERTWQKQLISLQMNFAGARKSFILEEMTNRPRQQIAARINHHYEAEDKTPAVTVAKPVNASTVMPVRDNDSTRNGAIQLMIEFGQHRQVFHDDAGALVEGKSEQLGASMIQLKTRFASWRKWLCIASAR from the exons ATGTTTTCAGCTAACGTAATGGTCAATCGGAGCTCGCTGGAGATATTTCTGGATGAGATCAGGCAGAGGGATGAGCGGCCTAAGGATCTGCCACCCGCTTTGCCTCTCCGGCCAACCTCCAGGGGACGCCTGCCCAGTTGGAGAAGGCCATTGACCGTGCACCTTAATCTCGAAAGAGGTGCACCCAGAAGCTTGTTGAGCAACTCCGTGGAAGGAGAAAACGAGGAAGACGAACAGACACGAAAGAATAAGAGGGATGTGGAGCAACTGGCAGAATCTCCATGCCTCAAAACCCCAGACCTGGTGAGGTATGAAAAGAGAGTGCAGATCGATGATGGCTCAGATCCACTTGCTTTCTCCTTGCCGCCAGCAGTTGGTGGTGTCATCAAGTATTCCATGAATGAG GTTTTCGGAATGGAAGACGATAGAAATCAGACTTCGCAGGGAATTATCAGGGTTCAAAAAAGCTTTCGTGGTTTCCGAGCTTGTTCTTACTATCAACAGCTGAAGAAAGGAGCAACCGTGTTGCAATCAT TCGTACGAGGTGAAAGCACAAGGCATAATTTTGAGGTTTTGAAGAAGAGATGGAGGGCAGCTATACTTATCCAACAGCATTTGAGGCGGTGTTTTGCTAGGACTGTTTTTAATAACCAGCGGAAGGACATTATATTTTTGCAGTCTG TTATCCGTGGTCGGTTGGCGAGGAAACGTTTTACTGCTTTAAAGAAAATTGAGGTGTTAAAGTCTGGTCATACTTATTTGAAGAAAAGGGAGGTGTCAATGGTCAGTCATGTTCAACTAATCAAAGGAGGGTCAGCAATGGATTCTCCAGAACTTGTGAAG GACACTGAGAGTGAGCATCCTCAGTTGGACCCCTCTGTTTTAGCTCAACTTCAGAGTCAGGTGTGTAAGGCAGATGCAGCACTGAGAGACAAAGAAGAGGAGAATGCTGTTCTGAAACAGCTGCTTCGAGAGTATGAGATGAGGTGGTCAGAATACGAGTCGAAAATGAAATCTATGGAAAGGACTTGGCAGAAACAATTGATCTCTTTGCAG ATGAACTTTGCTGGTGCAAGAAAAAGCTTTATTCTTGAAGAAATGACGAACCGGCCTCGACAGCAGATAGCAGCACGAATTAATCACCACTATGAAGCTGAAGATAAGACGCCAGCAGTCACAGTAGCCAAACCTGTCAATGCTTCTACTGTCATGCCTGTGAGAGACAATGATAGCACTCGTAATGGGGCGATCCAACTCATGATAGAGTTTGGTCAGCACAGGCAAGTCTTCCACGATGATGCTGGGGCACTGGTTGAAGGGAAATCAGAGCAATTGGGTGCCAGCATGATCCAACTGAAAACTCGTTTTGCTTCATGGAGAAAATGGTTGTGCATAGCCAGTGCAAGATGA
- the LOC135627841 gene encoding uncharacterized protein LOC135627841, which translates to MLYFGMVDAECRDRCLVYRLDRGELSCKSISSQPMIPFTSRYIYYIYMKPLEGVSPVCVCVRERERERETDLDSKCRAYCQEEHREIKGMVVWSGKRAVILVWLAALVVVVSMGAVSAAYKDLKAKGALDPASTHYIVLEPRRRSRQERFFCLARGRCRYKTIECPAECPQRKPRRNKVFKGCFADCSSRCETTCKHRLPNCNGYGSVCYDPRFVGGDGQMFYFHGAKGGDFAIVSDDQFQINAHFIGIRPEGRPRDFTWVQALAVMFESHSLVVAARRVDKWDDRFDALAVRWDGKEVTVPTDGEAEWRAPTGGEGKKGSGGTGTREVVVERTGETNSVRVTVAGVVEMDVKVVPITEEEDRAHGYRLPPGDAFAHLEMQFRFAGLTERVEGVLGQTYRAEYVSPVKKGVAMPMMGGEDKYRTTSLLSTSCPYCRFHPPTRVVVDESAAVDVA; encoded by the exons ATGCTGTATTTTGGAATGGTGGATGCAGAATGCAGAGATAGATGTTTAGTATATCGCCTAGATCGTGGAGAGCTTAGCTGTAAATCGATCTCAAGTCAACCTATGATCCCGTTTACTTCgaggtatatatattatatatatatgaagccCCTCGAAGGTGTTTctcctgtgtgtgtgtgtgtgagagagagagagagagagagagagacagatctTGATAGCAAGTGTAGGGCTTATTGTCAGGAAgagcacagggagatcaaaggcatGGTGGTCTGGAGTGGCAAGAGGGCCGTCATCTTGGTCTGGCTTGCCgccttggtggtggtggtgtccaTGGGAGCCGTCTCGGCTGCTTATAAGGATCTAAAGGCTAAGGGAGCACTGGATCCTGCGTCCACGCACTACATCGTGCTGGAACCGAGGAGAAGGTCGAGGCAGGAACGCTTCTTCTGCCTGGCGAGAGGCCGCTGCCGCTATAAGACCATTGAGTGCCCCGCCGAGTGCCCCCAACGGAAGCCCAGGAGGAACAAGGTCTTCAAGGGATGCTTCGCCGACTGCAGCAGCCGCTGCGAGACCACCTGCAAAC ATAGGCTGCCCAACTGCAATGGGTACGGATCGGTGTGCTACGACCCCCGGTTCGTGGGCGGCGACGGCCAGATGTTCTACTTCCATGGCGCCAAGGGAGGGGACTTCGCCATAGTGTCCGACGACCAGTTCCAGATCAACGCCCACTTCATCGGCATACGGCCGGAGGGGAGGCCGCGCGACTTCACCTGGGTGCAGGCGCTGGCCGTCATGTTCGAGTCCCATTCCCTGGTCGTCGCCGCCCGGAGGGTGGATAAGTGGGACGACCGCTTCGACGCGCTCGCGGTCCGCTGGGACGGCAAGGAGGTCACGGTGCCCACCGATGGCGAGGCCGAGTGGCGTGCGCCGACCGGGGGCGAAGGTAAGAAGGGAAGCGGTGGTACCGGGACGAGGGAGGTGGTGGTCGAAAGGACGGGGGAGACGAACAGCGTGAGGGTGACGGTGGCGGGGGTTGTGGAGATGGACGTGAAGGTGGTGCCGATAACGGAGGAGGAGGACCGGGCACACGGGTACCGGCTGCCGCCGGGCGACGCCTTCGCGCACCTGGAGATGCAGTTCAGGTTCGCCGGGCTGACGGAGCGGGTCGAGGGGGTTCTGGGGCAGACCTACCGGGCGGAATACGTGAGCCCAGTGAAGAAGGGGGTGGCGATGCCCATGATGGGGGGAGAGGACAAGTACCGCACGACCTCCCTCCTCTCCACCAGCTGCCCCTACTGCAGGTTCCACCCTCCCACCCGCGTCGTCGTCGACGAGTCCGCCGCCGTCGACGTCGCCTAG
- the LOC103970594 gene encoding protein EXORDIUM-like 7 — protein sequence MASCTDHMVVEKMSRLCLLLLSFSCVVAAAAFSWQRHHPHRPDRLAASSELVDVAYHMGPVLASPANIYTIWYGHWEAAPQGIIRDFLLSLSSPSPSPSIAEWWRTVRLYADQTGSNVTGSFVLAGELHDSAYSHGATLSRLAIQSIIRSAVAAHPQRLPLDPHGGLYLVLTSPDVRVEDFCREVCGFHYFTFPEIVGVTVPYAWVGHSGSQCPGMCAYPFALPDYMGGASNANGSGGGIQVLGAPNGDVGADGMVSVIAHELAEMSSNPLINAWYAGSDPAAPTEIADLCIGVYGSGGGGGYVGSVFKNSEGESYNLNGVKGRRFLVQWVWNPVKKSCFGPNAID from the coding sequence ATGGCCTCCTGCACAGACCATATGGTGGTGGAAAAGATGAGCAGGCTGTGTCTTCTCCTCCTCTCATTCTCTTGCGTCGTAGCTGCGGCGGCCTTCTCATGGCAGCGCCATCACCCACACCGACCTGACCGTTTGGCGGCCTCCTCGGAGCTGGTGGACGTCGCATACCACATGGGTCCTGTCCTCGCCTCCCCCGCCAACATCTACACCATATGGTATGGCCACTGGGAGGCGGCTCCGCAAGGCATCATCAGGGACTTCCTGCTTtccctctcctccccttctccttcccctTCCATCGCCGAGTGGTGGCGCACCGTCCGCCTCTACGCCGACCAGACCGGCTCCAACGTCACCGGCAGCTTCGTGCTGGCCGGCGAGCTGCACGACTCGGCCTACTCGCACGGGGCCACCCTGTCCCGCCTGGCTATCCAGTCCATTATCCGGTCCGCCGTCGCCGCGCACCCGCAGCGGCTGCCGCTGGACCCGCACGGCGGGCTCTACCTGGTTCTGACCTCGCCCGACGTCCGGGTGGAGGACTTCTGCAGGGAGGTGTGCGGCTTCCACTACTTCACCTTCCCGGAGATCGTCGGCGTGACGGTGCCGTACGCATGGGTCGGGCACAGCGGCTCGCAGTGCCCGGGGATGTGCGCGTACCCCTTCGCGCTGCCGGACTACATGGGAGGGGCCAGCAACGCCAACGGCAGCGGCGGTGGCATCCAGGTGTTGGGAGCGCCCAACGGGGACGTCGGGGCCGATGGCATGGTGAGTGTGATAGCGCACGAGCTGGCGGAGATGTCGAGCAACCCGCTGATCAATGCATGGTATGCGGGCAGTGACCCGGCGGCTCCAACGGAGATCGCCGACCTCTGCATCGGGGTTTATGgatcaggaggaggaggagggtacgTGGGGAGCGTGTTCAAGAACTCGGAAGGGGAGAGCTACAATTTGAATGGCGTGAAGGGGAGGAGGTTTCTCGTGCAGTGGGTGTGGAATCCTGTGAAGAAGAGTTGTTTTGGCCCAAATGCCATTGATTGA
- the LOC135627842 gene encoding protein POST-ILLUMINATION CHLOROPHYLL FLUORESCENCE INCREASE, chloroplastic-like isoform X1, with protein sequence MAIASRFSPVCLPSPSSLFRSDRHGSTSMPPPLASTPHAADFAGACSMIYRHKQRFVRTIREASVAAAPTVEETKEYTLPTWAEFELGMAPVFWKTMNGLPPTSGENLTLFYNPVASNLVPNNEYGVAFNGGFNQPIMCGGEPRVMTKRNRGKADPPIFSIKIRVPKHAVNLIFSFTNGAEWDGPYRLKFQTMKMWRNKPLSFFNEGLAQELSVEGACERAIFPDANNFVASCAIGNIYTEGGNSCKLNLVQGCMDPDSPLYNPLADVDDGSCPLDSDSEEQCASPL encoded by the exons ATGGCCATAGCTTCCCGTTTCTCCCCCGTTTGCCTTCCGTCCCCCTCATCCCTTTTCCGGTCCGATCGTCACGGCTCCACCTCCATGCCGCCACCGTTGGCTTCCACGCCCCACG CGGCAGATTTTGCTGGTGCATGTTCTATGATATACCGGCACAAGCAAAGGTTTGTAAGGACAATCCGAGAGGCCAGTGTTGCTGCAGCTCCAACTGTGGAGGAAACTAAAGA GTATACACTTCCTACTTGGGCTGAATTTGAACTGGGGATGGCTCCTGTCTTCTGGAAAACCATGAATGGTCTTCCTCCAACATCT GGAGAAAATTTGACACTCTTCTATAATCCTGTTGCGAGCAACCTCGTCCCTAATAACGAATATGGGGTTGCATTTAATG GTGGTTTTAATCAGCCCATTATGTGTGGTGGTGAGCCAAGAGTAATGACAAAGAGAAATAGGGGGAAGGCTGATCCTCCCATCTTTAGTATAAAAATACGTGTACCGAAGCATG CTGTTAACCTAATTTTTTCATTCACAAATGGAGCTGAATGGGATGGCCCATACAGGCTAAAGTTTCAGACCATGAAGATGTGGCGGAACAAACCACTAAGCTTTTTTAATGAG GGTCTGGCTCAAGAGCTCAGTGTAGAAGGAGCTTGCGAGAGAGCCATCTTTCCTGATGCAAACAATTTTGTGGCAAGCTGTGCAATTGGCAACATTTACACCGAAGGA GGAAATAGCTGCAAGCTGAATCTTGTACAAGGATGCATGGATCCAGACTCTCCATTATATAATCCATTAGCAGATGTAGATGATGGGTCTTGTCCTTTGGACTCGGATTCCGAAGAACAGTGTGCTTCCCCATTGTAA